The Candidatus Fukatsuia endosymbiont of Tuberolachnus salignus nucleotide sequence AGAGAGCAAAGCCTGAGCAATCAAATCGTTCGGGTGGATGCTCAGTTAAATGACCTCAAAAAAGGTTACTTTAACCGCACGATGATTCAGGGGCTAGAACAGCAAAAAGCACTGCTAACGGAGAAGAAATTTCAGGCAGACCTTGCAGCTGCCCGCCAAACCGCCGAGCGCCAGGCCGAAGCCATCGAAAAAGCGTCGCTGCAACGCCAAGACCACTGGCGTGAACGCTATGCCAACCAAGCCCAGCAGCGCAGCAAAGAGCTGAAAAAATTTAACGAGATTGCTACCCGATTCAGCCCGCAGGAACAAGCGCGTATCCGTGCGGCTATCGAAGCACGATTTCCCGACGAGAAGCGCAAAAAATCACCCCCTATCCGCCAGGCAACAGGCCGTCCAGCCGCAGTCTACCGTGATGATGCCGCTACCCGCGCCTTACTGGAAAGCCGCCAGCGGGTCGCGATGTTACGTGAACAAGCCACGCTCACCACCTCGATGAGCGAGCAGGAAAAGCAGCAGGTGAGATTCACGCAGCAGATAGCGGATTTAAAAACCAAATCGTTATTGACTGCTGACCAACAATCGCTACTAGCTCGTGCCAAAGAAATCAATGCCAGCCTGCAACTGGAAGCTCAGCTATCCCGTGAGAATAGTCAGCGGCAAAAAGCACTCGCCGCACTCAAACAGATGGAAGACACCAGCCAGTCTCTTGCCCGTCGTAACGCTCAGCAGCAGGCCAGGTTTGGCCTCACCGATAAACAGGCCAGGTGCGTTGACCAGACCTTTCAGCTGGATAATACCTATCAGAAACAAAAAGAAGGCATCACCGATGCCGAACAATTAGAAAAAATCACCGCCGCCTATCTCAGAGCAAAACACACGTTACAGGCGGGTTTTCATCAGGAAAAGCGAAACGAAGGAAACTGGCTCGCGGGCATGAAACAAGGAATAACCGAATACGGTGAAACCGCCCATCATGTCTTCGCTGCGACGCAAACACTGGCTAGCACCACCCTGGGCAACCTGTCCTCGATGATGACCGAATTGACCACCACCGGTCAGGCGAATCTGAAAAGCTTTGCCACGGCATTTTTGACAAATATCGTCGATATCATTAATCGATTACTGATTGCTCAAGCAATACAGGCAGCCATGGGCTGGATAGGGGGGTCGTTTACCACGAACCCTGTAAATGCAACCAGTCACAGCGCCATGGGAACCGGTGTAATGGGCATGAACACCCGCTGGCAAAGCACCGTGCCCAGCCATGCGAGCGGTGGCTACACCGGGGAAGGCGACAAATACCAGCCTGCGGGTATCGTCCACAAAGGCGAATTTGTGATGACTAAAGACGCCACCGAGCGTATTGGCGTCGATAATCTTTATGCCCTTATATCTTGATTATTAACTTTCAAAGGTTGATGATCCCCAACTGATCATTGGGATGTCACCGGAGAGTTTGTTTGCGCCCTTAGGCTTAAAGCTTGTGCAGTCAGATAAAACCCCGGTGACATATTTATCGTCGCCTGTAAGACCGAACGGTATCTTGTGCTAAGAGCACGTATTTATAAGGAAGGTCGGGGCGATCATTTAATTATCTGTTTTTCATGGGAGAATCAGCCATGGACAAGACCGCAGTGGGTATTGATGTTGCCAAATTAAAATTCGATGTTGCAGTGTGGGTAGAGAGAAAAAAGTATAAAACAAAAGCATTCCCGAATACCCCCTCTGGATTTAGCCAACTACTGAAATGGCTTATCCCTTACGGGGATTGTCATATTTGTCTCGAAGCCACAGGGAGTTACAGTGTTCCACTGGCTATGTTCTTAGTTGATAATGGCATTGACGTCAGCCTAGAAAACCCATCACGTATTCATGCCTTTGGTGAGAGTGAACTGAGTCGGAACAAGACGGATCAGGGGGATGCAAAAATGATAGTGCGCTACTGCGCACTGCATACACCTGTCCTCTGGACTCCTCCTCCCTTGAGCGAACGTCAATTAACCGCGCTAGTACGCCATCTAAAGAGTTTAGAGGAAATGAGGCAAATGCAAGAAAATCGGCAATCAGTGGCTGACGATGTCGTTCAATCCTCACTGCTTGAAATCATTTCTGCACTTAAACAACAAATCCAGGCCACCAAAGAAAAAATAAAAAACCATATCGATAACGATCCTGACTTAAAGAAAAATAAAGCGTTGCTGGAGAGTATTCCTGGTATCGGTGAAATACTAAGTGCCAGTTTGCTGGCGTATGTGGGTAATGTGTCAAAATTCACTAACAGTAAGGCAGTGGTGGCCTATGCCGGGCTTAACCCAAAACTTTGTGAATCAGGTTTATTTAAAGGACGGAGCCGCCTATCAAAACGGGGTCATACCGAGCTCAGGAAAGCGTTGTATATGCCCGCTCTGGCTGCCCTTTCTTGTAATCCGATAGTGAAAGCACAGTGGCAACGACTCGTATCACGCCATAAAGGGGGTAAAATGGGCGTCTGTGCAGCAATGCGCAAATTACTCCAACTGGCGTATGGTGTGCTGAAATCAGGCATCCCATTCGATACAAAAATAGCACTTGCATCATGATGGGCAAGACGGTATCTATATCTTGATTATTAACTTTCAAAGGTTGATGATCCCCAACTGATCATTGGGATGTCACCGGAGAGTTTGTTTGCGCCCTTAGGCTTAAAGCTTGTGCAGTCAGATAAAACCCCGGTGACATATTTATCGTCGCCTGTAAGACCGAACGGTATCTTGTGCTAAGAGCACGTATTTATAAGGAAGGTCGGGGCGATCATTTAATTATCTGTTTTTCATGGGAGAATCAGCCATGGACAAGACCGCAGTGGGTATTGATGTTGCCAAATTAAAATTCGATGTTGCAGTGTGGGTAGAGAGAAAAAAGTATAAAACAAAAGCATTCCCGAATACCCCCTCTGGATTTAGCCAACTACTGAAATGGCTTATCCCTTACGGGGATTGTCATATTTGTCTCGAAGCCACAGGGAGTTACAGTGTTCCACTGGCTATGTTCTTAGTTGATAATGGCATTGACGTCAGCCTAGAAAACCCATCACGTATTCATGCCTTTGGTGAGAGTGAACTGAGTCGGAACAAGACGGATCAGGGGGATGCAAAAATGATAGTGCGCTACTGCGCACTGCATACACCTGTCCTCTGGACTCCTCCTCCCTTGAGCGAACGTCAATTAACCGCGCTAGTACGCCATCTAAAGAGTTTAGAGGAAATGAGGCAAATGCAAGAAAATCGGCAATCAGTGGCTGACGATGTCGTTCAATCCTCACTGCTTGAAATCATTTCTGCACTTAAACAACAAATCCAGGCCACCAAAGAAAAAATAAAAAACCATATCGATAACGATCCTGACTTAAAGAAAAATAAAGCGTTGCTGGAGAGTATTCCTGGTATCGGTGAAATACTAAGTGCCAGTTTGCTGGCGTATGTGGGTAATGTGTCAAAATTCACTAACAGTAAGGCAGTGGTGGCCTATGCCGGGCTTAACCCAAAACTTTGTGAATCAGGTTTATTTAAAGGACGGAGCCGCCTATCAAAACGGGGTCATACCGAGCTCAGGAAAGCGTTGTATATGCCCGCTCTGGCTGCCCTTTCTTGTAATCCGATAGTGAAAGCACAGTGGCAACGACTCGTATCACGCCATAAAGGGGGTAAAATGGGCGTCTGTGCGGCAATGCGCAAATTACTCCAACTGGCGTATGGTGTGCTGAAATCAGGCATCCCATTCGATACAAAAATAGCACTTGCATCATGATGGGCAAGACGGTATCTGACCTGGAAAATATCAAGAAACGCCTTTCTGCCTTGGAAGCCAAAGTAGCGCAGGAGGGGTACTTACTGACGGAAGCCCAACTGCAAGCATTAGAAAAAGTGCAGGATAAACGAGAAGCTCATGGACAAATTGAAACGCAACATCCGGGCTATCTCGGCTCTCAGGATACTTACTACGTGGGGCACATTAAAGGTGTGGGTAAAATTTATCAGCAGACCTTTGTTGATACCTATTCCAAAGTCGCTTTTGCCAAGGTCTATACAGAGAAAAATGCCTTGGTTGCCGCAGATATGTTAAACGATCAGGTGCTGCCATTATATGATGAGCAAGCGGTTCCCTTATTGCGTATCCTGACCGACAGAGGGTCAGAATACTCGGGGAAAAAGGAAACCCATGCGTATCAGCTTTACCTGGAGCTAGAAGATATCGAGCATACGCGGACCAAGGCATACAGCCCGCAGACTAATGGTATCTGTGAGCGGTTTCATAAGACGATGAAAAATGAAGGCTATGACGTGATGTTTCGGCGTAAAATTTATTCATCATTGGAAGACATTCAGCAAGACATCGATAAATGGCTCGCATTCTACAACAGAGAGCGACCTCATTCAGGCTGGTATTGTTATGGCAAAACCCCCTGGGAAACTTGGATTGCATCAAAAGAGTTAGTAAAAGAAAAACAACTCGATAATTTATTTGAACCATCGCACAGTCAGACTACTCTGACAAATTCGATGGCTTAGCTTGTGTCTGTCAGGTTAAGTTTGAGCTACTACAACTAATACACATTAAGACTGTCTTTATCTGTATTACGGCTAACTCTGTAAATTGCTTGGATACGGCATACCTGAGAGACACTACACTTGGTAGCTTTCGTAGTTTCACGAATACTCAGTTTTTGCACATTCCGGTAGTACAGTACTTTCTGGTGGCGTTCATGGTCAGCCTGTTTACCCCGATATTTGCCCAGTGAATGTGCCCGCTCGATCCCCCTGTTTCTGACGCTGGCGGCCGCTCAGCCAGTCTTTGTGCGACATCGCAGCCATCAAGTCTATCAACATATTGTTGATGGCAGTAATGATAGAACGAGTGACAGGATCTGCCTGAGAGGGGTCCTTATCTGACAACACCTGCCATGAAGTCGTAACATCCAAGCTGACAATCCGCGACTCGTGCTGCTCAATCTGCTTTTTCAGAGTCATCCAGTCACTGTTACTCAGGTGTCATTTTCAGAAGACGATCGTACCATTTCATTGATTAAACTTAATCTGTTGTGCATCGAACGCAAGATATTAGTGCAGTGGTTGAAGGCAGGGTTTATAGAAAAATGGCGACTGTTCTTTACCTCAGCAGGAACACCACAGGGAGGAATTATTACTCCGCAAACAATAGTGCAAACTTTCGCGTAAGCTGGGGCCTGCGTTTTCACCGGCGCTGCCTCAAGTCTGGTCATCCGGATGGGAGCATCACTGAGTTTTCCCTCGTTATTGAGACTGATAACGGCACACGGAGTGACCCTCAGCAATGAAACCGAAGCCATTTTCACAACACGTACGTATCACTTTCGAGCCCAGCCGGTTTTCTGACGACCAGCTGACGGATGTTTATGAACAGCTGACTCCCGTTAACCACCACGTGCTTACCCCTCACGACCAGGCCCAGGCCAAACCTCACCGGGCTCCTGCCCGCTCAACCGCTAGACGGAGCAAAATGTTATGAACAAGGCACTGGTCGCACTCTACGCCCGCGTTTCTTCCGGGCAACAGGTAAAAAATGGCACCATCGGCAGTCAGCTTGCAGCAATCAAGGACCGCATCCGTGAGGACGGCCACGTGTTGCCTGACGCCATGCTCTTTATCGATGATGGTGTCAGCGGTGCTACACTTATCCGCCCGCAACTAGAGCGCCTGAGGGACTACGCGGCGGCAGGCGATATTGAATGCCTGTACATCCTGTCGCCCGACAGGCTAGCCCGTAAATACGCCTATCAGGCTCTGCTGATGGAAGAGTTCAGCGCCTGCGGCGTGGAGGTTATCTTTATCTGTCACACCCCCGGCGACACGCTGGAAGACATGATGCTTCTGCAGATGCAGGGGATGTTTGCTGAATATGAGCGGGCAAAGATTATGGAGCGCAACCGGCGTGGTAAGCTTCACGGTGCACGCTGTGGTAATGTCGGTGTCCTTTCCGGTGCACCTTACGGTTATCGGTATATCCGCAGGCAGCCGGACGGGACACCCGCACAGTATATTGTCAACCTTCATGAAGCCTCCGTGGTCAGGAAGATATTTAGTTGGGCTGGCATAGAGCGCCTGAGTCTAGGCGGTGTGGTCAGACGTCTGGCTGAGAAAGGCATAGAAAGCGCCACCGGCAAACCCGGCTGGGACCGCAGTACGGTATGGGGCATGTTAAAGAACCCCGCTTACAAAGGACTTGCTGTGTTCGGAAAAACGAAAAACTGCGCCCCCCGTCCCCGGGTGAGAGCAGCGCGCAACAGTGCAGATATCCTCAAGAACGGTTATTCAGTAATACGAAGTAAGCCGGATGACGGCATCGGGATCCCTGTGCCTGCCATCATCAACAGCGCTCTTTTCTTGACGGTCAACGAACAGCTGGAAGAAAACCGCCGACATGCACGACAGGGGCGCCGGGGAGCCGCTTATCTCTTACAGGGGCTGACTGTGTGCGGCCACTGTCGCTATGCGTATTATGGCAAAAAAGTCAGTAAATCTGCGGCAAAAGGGGGGGCGCAGTATTCTTATTACCACTGTACTGGGACGGATGCTTACCGCTTTGGGGGCATTCGGGTGTGTGACAATAAACAGGTCAGGACATCCATGCTGGATGAAACGGTCTGGGCACAGGTCATTGCGCTGCTGTCTGAGCCGGAACGGCTGAAAAAAGAATATGAGCAGCGTCTAACGCAGGCGTCAGAGCACAGTGGACAGACCGCAGATGCTGAGCGTCTGAAAAAGCAAGAAAATCAGCTAAACGTGGGGCGGTCCCGATTGATTGATAGTTTTGCCGAAGGGCTGATTGGCAAAACAGACTTTGAACCACGGATCAGAGTGATGACGCTCAGGCTGGCGGAACTTGCGCGCCAGAGAGTGAAGGTGAAACAGGCCACAGAGAACCAGCATGAGTTGCTGCTACTGGTTAACCGGGTGGAGGATTTTGCTGCTGCGGTCACGGAACGCCTGAGTACGGACGATTTTCTGATGAAGCGAGAAATTCTGCGTGCGCTGGTGAAACGGATAGAAATTTATCGTGATGAAATTGTGGTGGTTTTTCGGGTGAATCCCGGGAATGATACCAGCCTGGAAGCAGGATCAGACAAAACATATGGCAGAAGTTTGCCAGATTGTTTGCGGAGTAAGTTCTCCTTGTCTGGCCATGGTGTA carries:
- a CDS encoding phage tail tape measure protein encodes the protein MTEIATISLRVDTSNLEKGDRALEHFGDTAARTATRAEDFNSSFTPATRTLNAFGHQTTQANLSLQQQRDELHRLLGKIHPVTAAFGKLDEREAQLRRYKNLPFLDKDTFDQAARAIHQARDELAQAAQARTAEGRAAAAQAAADKVAAQAKNAFIAKLREQSECQGKTTAEILAYKAAQLGVTQQAAPFIATLREQENSWKKGTISAGQYRMALRQLPMQFTDIATSIAGGMPLYLIAIQQGGQIRDSFGGIANALKAMGQWLTPTKILLGGAATALASVGLAYYRGAQESSTFNKQLILTGQYAGKTATQLQQLAKRLSGDGLTQSALSAALAQVVGSGAFDSTQIEQVSVAAAKMAAATGQSVDDTVKHFTRLQEEPLTAVKALDKQLHFLTASEYEQIAALERAGNTLGAARLAMEAYANALKTRADDIVANLGTMEKAWYSLKNTAKSAWNAMLDIGREQSLSNQIVRVDAQLNDLKKGYFNRTMIQGLEQQKALLTEKKFQADLAAARQTAERQAEAIEKASLQRQDHWRERYANQAQQRSKELKKFNEIATRFSPQEQARIRAAIEARFPDEKRKKSPPIRQATGRPAAVYRDDAATRALLESRQRVAMLREQATLTTSMSEQEKQQVRFTQQIADLKTKSLLTADQQSLLARAKEINASLQLEAQLSRENSQRQKALAALKQMEDTSQSLARRNAQQQARFGLTDKQARCVDQTFQLDNTYQKQKEGITDAEQLEKITAAYLRAKHTLQAGFHQEKRNEGNWLAGMKQGITEYGETAHHVFAATQTLASTTLGNLSSMMTELTTTGQANLKSFATAFLTNIVDIINRLLIAQAIQAAMGWIGGSFTTNPVNATSHSAMGTGVMGMNTRWQSTVPSHASGGYTGEGDKYQPAGIVHKGEFVMTKDATERIGVDNLYALIS
- a CDS encoding IS110 family transposase, coding for MGESAMDKTAVGIDVAKLKFDVAVWVERKKYKTKAFPNTPSGFSQLLKWLIPYGDCHICLEATGSYSVPLAMFLVDNGIDVSLENPSRIHAFGESELSRNKTDQGDAKMIVRYCALHTPVLWTPPPLSERQLTALVRHLKSLEEMRQMQENRQSVADDVVQSSLLEIISALKQQIQATKEKIKNHIDNDPDLKKNKALLESIPGIGEILSASLLAYVGNVSKFTNSKAVVAYAGLNPKLCESGLFKGRSRLSKRGHTELRKALYMPALAALSCNPIVKAQWQRLVSRHKGGKMGVCAAMRKLLQLAYGVLKSGIPFDTKIALAS
- a CDS encoding IS110 family transposase, coding for MGESAMDKTAVGIDVAKLKFDVAVWVERKKYKTKAFPNTPSGFSQLLKWLIPYGDCHICLEATGSYSVPLAMFLVDNGIDVSLENPSRIHAFGESELSRNKTDQGDAKMIVRYCALHTPVLWTPPPLSERQLTALVRHLKSLEEMRQMQENRQSVADDVVQSSLLEIISALKQQIQATKEKIKNHIDNDPDLKKNKALLESIPGIGEILSASLLAYVGNVSKFTNSKAVVAYAGLNPKLCESGLFKGRSRLSKRGHTELRKALYMPALAALSCNPIVKAQWQRLVSRHKGGKMGVCAAMRKLLQLAYGVLKSGIPFDTKIALAS
- a CDS encoding recombinase family protein, with translation MNKALVALYARVSSGQQVKNGTIGSQLAAIKDRIREDGHVLPDAMLFIDDGVSGATLIRPQLERLRDYAAAGDIECLYILSPDRLARKYAYQALLMEEFSACGVEVIFICHTPGDTLEDMMLLQMQGMFAEYERAKIMERNRRGKLHGARCGNVGVLSGAPYGYRYIRRQPDGTPAQYIVNLHEASVVRKIFSWAGIERLSLGGVVRRLAEKGIESATGKPGWDRSTVWGMLKNPAYKGLAVFGKTKNCAPRPRVRAARNSADILKNGYSVIRSKPDDGIGIPVPAIINSALFLTVNEQLEENRRHARQGRRGAAYLLQGLTVCGHCRYAYYGKKVSKSAAKGGAQYSYYHCTGTDAYRFGGIRVCDNKQVRTSMLDETVWAQVIALLSEPERLKKEYEQRLTQASEHSGQTADAERLKKQENQLNVGRSRLIDSFAEGLIGKTDFEPRIRVMTLRLAELARQRVKVKQATENQHELLLLVNRVEDFAAAVTERLSTDDFLMKREILRALVKRIEIYRDEIVVVFRVNPGNDTSLEAGSDKTYGRSLPDCLRSKFSLSGHGVLDGMESMLKSITKPADKVHMIRYADDFIITGSSKEQLENTIKPAVTAFLFERGLTLSKEKTAITSITHGFDFLGFNVRNHKTGTQVSITAKDCQV